In the genome of Dermatobacter hominis, the window CCACGCTGACGCTCCAGCTGGTCATCATCGCCCGCTACTACCCGTTGCGACTCCAGCCGCTGGTGCTCGGCGTCGTGTCCGCGGTGTTCATCATCCCGGGGATGATCGGCCCGACGATCTCGGCGACGCTCGTCGAGACCGTCGGCTGGCACTGGATCTTCGGCGGCATCATCCCGATCCTGGCGCTCTGCGCCGCGCTGCTCATCCCCGAGATCATCCGCCGGCCGGCCCTCGACCTGTCCGAGGTCGGCGACGGCGCGGAGGGCGCCGCCGAGGAGTCGCCCGCGTGGGGTCCGGCGCTGCTGGCCGGCGGCCTGGGCATCGTCGTGCTGGCGGGCAGCGCGTCCGACCCCCGGTGGTTGCTGCTGATCCCGGTGGGGATCCTCGTCCTGGTCCCGGGGGCCCGCGTCACGCTGCCCCGGGGCACGTGGGTGGCCCGCCCGGGCAAGCCGGCGGTCATCGCCTGCGCCCTGACCGCCTGCGCCGCCTACCTGACGACCGAGAACTTCCTGCCGCTGCTGCTCCGCGAGGTGCGGGGCTCGACGATCCTCGAGGCCGGGCTGCCGCTGACGGTGGCGGCGTTCTTCTGGGCGGCCGGTTCGTGGTCGCAGGCCCGGCTCGCGCCGGCCCGCCGGCCGAACGTCGCCGCCGGGGGCGCCGTCGTGGCGGCCGCCGGACTGGTGCTGGCGGCGTCGCTCGTGTTCGAGGTCGTGCCGTTCTGGCTGGCGTACCCGGCGACGGCGCTCGGGTCGTTCGGCTGCGGGCTGGTGTTCACGATCTGCCAGGTCATCGCCGTCGAGGGCGCCCCCGCCGGCCGGGAGGGCGAAGCGACCGCCCTGGTCCAGCTCGCCAACCTGCTCGGCACCGCCCTGGGCACCACGGCCGCCGCGATCGTGATCGCCCGCCTCGACGACCAGCTCGGCGCCGCGGTCGGCATCACGATGCTCGTCGCCGCCGGCTTCGCCGTCCTCGCCTCGTTCGCGGCGCGGCGCATGCCGGCGACGAGGACCTCGACGTGATCGTCCGCCACTCGCCCCGAAGGAGCGCACCGTGAGCACGCAACCGACCCCGCCGTCCGACGCCGGCATCCTCACCATCTCGCTCGCGCCGTGGTTCGCGGGCACCGACGAGGGCCGGGCCGAGGTCGCAGCGCTCGTCGACCGCTCGCTGTCGGACATGGGCTTCATGGTGATCACCGACCACGGCATCGACCCCGAGCTGCCGGGCCGCCTCCGTGCCGAGCTGCTCGAGTTCTTCACCGGCCCCGAGGAGGTCAAGGAGGCGGTGCGGGTCGACCAGCTCGGCGACCGGGGCTGGGTGCCCTACGGCCTCGAGGCGAACGGTTACATCTTCGGCGAGGACACTCCGCCCGACATGAAGGAGTCCTTCGTGGTGGGCATGGACGCGATCGATCGTGCGTCGTCGATGGCGACGCCGTGGCCCGAGGCGCCGAGCGGCCTGCGCGACGTGGTCGTCGAGTACACCCGGCAGGTCGAGGACCTCCACATCGAGCTGATGCGGATCTGCGCCGTGGCCCTCGGCCTCGACGACCCGGAGCACTTCGTCGACCGCGAGTCGAGCTCCGACTCGGTGATGAACGTGAACTGGTACCCCCCGCTCGTCCGCACCGGCCCCGTGCAGGACAACCAGTACCGCATCGGCCCCCACACCGACTTCGGCACGGTCACGATCCTCGACCGCCAGCCCGGGACGGGCTGCCTCCAGGTCCAGGACGCAGCGGGCGGGTGGCACGACGCCGAGTTCGTGCCCGGCTCGCTCACGATCAACGTGGGCGACCTGCTCGAGATGTGGTCGGGTGGCCGCTGGCGCTCGTCGCGGCACCGCGTGCTGCCGCCGTCGGAGGCGACGCCCGAGGAGGGCCTGATGTCGCTCGTGTTCTTCGGCGAGCCCGACGACGACACGGTGATCGCGCCGCTGCTCGACGGCGACGCGTTCGAGCCGGTCCGGGCGCGGGACTTCCTCGAGGCGAAGATCGCCGCGATCACCGTCGCCTGAGCGGCGGGGAGCGGGAGGCTCGCCGGAGCGGCGGGGAGCGGGGGGCTCGCCTGAGCGGCGGGGAGCGGGAGCAGAGCGA includes:
- a CDS encoding MFS transporter; its protein translation is MEITVSDERAPDEKARFSELFGRRYAVLTVGTIVLLGCNAFEIVGAATAMPAVLDDVGGVGLFGAAIAAPLVASVFAAPFGGRLADRFGTLRPLVLALSVFSLGLLATSFATSMAQVAAGRFVVGLGAGATLTLQLVIIARYYPLRLQPLVLGVVSAVFIIPGMIGPTISATLVETVGWHWIFGGIIPILALCAALLIPEIIRRPALDLSEVGDGAEGAAEESPAWGPALLAGGLGIVVLAGSASDPRWLLLIPVGILVLVPGARVTLPRGTWVARPGKPAVIACALTACAAYLTTENFLPLLLREVRGSTILEAGLPLTVAAFFWAAGSWSQARLAPARRPNVAAGGAVVAAAGLVLAASLVFEVVPFWLAYPATALGSFGCGLVFTICQVIAVEGAPAGREGEATALVQLANLLGTALGTTAAAIVIARLDDQLGAAVGITMLVAAGFAVLASFAARRMPATRTST
- a CDS encoding isopenicillin N synthase family dioxygenase; this encodes MSTQPTPPSDAGILTISLAPWFAGTDEGRAEVAALVDRSLSDMGFMVITDHGIDPELPGRLRAELLEFFTGPEEVKEAVRVDQLGDRGWVPYGLEANGYIFGEDTPPDMKESFVVGMDAIDRASSMATPWPEAPSGLRDVVVEYTRQVEDLHIELMRICAVALGLDDPEHFVDRESSSDSVMNVNWYPPLVRTGPVQDNQYRIGPHTDFGTVTILDRQPGTGCLQVQDAAGGWHDAEFVPGSLTINVGDLLEMWSGGRWRSSRHRVLPPSEATPEEGLMSLVFFGEPDDDTVIAPLLDGDAFEPVRARDFLEAKIAAITVA